From one Streptomyces spiramyceticus genomic stretch:
- a CDS encoding ArsR/SmtB family transcription factor has product MLTLASDVEVLVRFGRALADPIRCRLLLALRQAPAHPSDLAEALGISRTRLSNHLACLRDCGLVIAVPVGRRTRYELADPRLGHALDDLRTAVVAVETDRTCVDADDKGCC; this is encoded by the coding sequence GTGCTGACTCTCGCTTCCGACGTCGAGGTGCTGGTGCGGTTCGGCCGCGCGCTCGCCGACCCGATCCGCTGCCGGCTGCTGCTCGCCCTGCGCCAGGCGCCCGCCCATCCGTCCGACCTTGCCGAGGCGCTCGGGATCTCCCGCACCCGGCTGTCGAACCACCTGGCCTGCCTGCGCGACTGCGGCCTGGTCATCGCCGTCCCCGTGGGCCGTCGCACCCGCTACGAGCTGGCCGACCCCCGCCTCGGTCACGCGCTGGACGACCTGCGCACCGCCGTGGTGGCGGTGGAGACCGACCGTACTTGCGTCGACGCCGACGACAAGGGCTGCTGCTGA
- a CDS encoding VOC family protein, protein MKITATAISLTVDDVPASAAFLTTHFGFQEAMAADGFASLTREDAVNVIFLKRGVEVLPEGFRDQHAAGVIVAFTVDDLPAEYERLKGAGVDISMELREEPWGERLFQVTDPNGVIIQLVDWVTPAGE, encoded by the coding sequence GTGAAGATCACCGCCACCGCCATATCGCTGACCGTCGACGACGTACCCGCCTCGGCCGCCTTCCTCACCACCCACTTCGGTTTCCAGGAGGCCATGGCTGCCGACGGCTTCGCTTCGCTCACGCGGGAGGACGCGGTGAACGTGATCTTCCTGAAGCGGGGGGTCGAGGTACTGCCCGAGGGGTTCCGGGATCAGCACGCGGCCGGGGTGATCGTCGCGTTCACCGTCGACGACCTTCCGGCGGAGTACGAGCGGCTCAAGGGCGCGGGCGTCGACATCAGCATGGAGCTGCGTGAAGAGCCGTGGGGCGAGCGCCTTTTCCAGGTCACTGACCCCAACGGCGTGATCATCCAGCTCGTCGACTGGGTCACCCCCGCCGGGGAGTGA
- a CDS encoding C40 family peptidase, whose protein sequence is MDALVAAHRKPKQRTLTGSTARTAATLALAGAASATAFEGVGHAEPALTPAQVKAKVDQLYHDAEVATEKYNGAKEKAGEARESLDELRDEAARRTDRLNASRNALGSLATAQYRTGAIDPAVQVALSSDPDQYLERASIADRAGDRQSAAVTGIRRQLGEISRLRGEADDRLEELKSHQAALRKNKATIQDRIGAAEDLLSRLTAAQRAQYAAEDGHGNSSAAPRADRAATRGAGPVQAPNARAAEAISFAYGAIGKPYVWGATGPSAFDCSGLTQAAWHAAGVALPRTTYTQINAGQRIPRSQLAPGDLVFFYSGITHVGLYIGDGQMIHAPRPGAPVRVAPIDEMPYAGATRPA, encoded by the coding sequence GTGGACGCCCTCGTGGCCGCGCACCGAAAGCCCAAGCAGCGCACGCTCACCGGCAGTACCGCCCGCACCGCCGCCACCCTCGCCCTCGCCGGAGCCGCGAGCGCCACCGCCTTCGAGGGTGTCGGACACGCGGAGCCCGCCCTCACCCCCGCTCAGGTGAAGGCCAAGGTCGACCAGCTCTACCACGATGCCGAGGTCGCAACCGAGAAGTACAACGGCGCGAAGGAGAAGGCGGGCGAGGCCCGCGAGTCGCTGGACGAGCTGCGCGACGAAGCCGCCCGCAGGACCGACCGGCTCAACGCCTCGCGCAACGCGCTCGGTTCGCTCGCCACCGCCCAGTACCGTACGGGCGCCATCGACCCGGCCGTGCAGGTCGCGCTGAGTTCCGATCCGGACCAGTACCTGGAGCGCGCCTCGATCGCCGACCGCGCCGGTGACCGGCAGTCCGCGGCCGTCACGGGGATCCGCCGGCAGCTCGGCGAGATCAGCAGGCTGCGCGGCGAGGCGGACGACCGCCTCGAAGAACTCAAGTCCCACCAGGCAGCACTGAGGAAGAACAAGGCGACGATCCAGGACAGGATCGGCGCTGCCGAGGACCTCCTGTCCCGGCTGACCGCGGCTCAGCGCGCGCAGTACGCCGCCGAGGACGGCCACGGAAACTCCTCCGCCGCCCCACGTGCCGACCGCGCCGCCACACGCGGCGCGGGTCCGGTCCAGGCCCCGAACGCCCGGGCCGCAGAAGCGATTTCGTTCGCCTACGGAGCCATCGGCAAGCCCTACGTCTGGGGCGCCACGGGCCCCTCCGCCTTCGACTGCTCGGGCCTTACGCAGGCAGCCTGGCACGCAGCGGGCGTGGCCCTCCCCCGTACGACGTACACCCAGATCAACGCCGGGCAGCGCATCCCACGCTCCCAACTCGCCCCCGGCGACCTGGTCTTCTTCTACTCCGGCATCACCCACGTAGGCCTCTACATCGGCGACGGCCAGATGATCCACGCCCCCCGCCCCGGCGCCCCGGTCCGCGTCGCGCCGATCGACGAGATGCCGTACGCGGGTGCGACGCGGCCGGCGTAG
- a CDS encoding C40 family peptidase — protein MPTLASHRKPRNRTRTAAPALGISTAALASVGLLAQSAGAAPAAPVAPISPAEPKPTVEEVQKKVDDLYRQAGTATQKYNKSKEATEQQRKSVDGLLDAVAKRTEKLNEARRKLGNYAAAQYRTGAITPTAALLLADSPQAYFDQNQMMDRMTDRQQADVTDFEKKQAEASKERAEASKSLESLTESQASLKTAKQDVQRKLGQARELLSQLTAEEKARLAELEKKREAEARRKAEAKAKAEAEAKAEAERRRQQEEAQQDDPDTGTGTGTGTGSGTGTGTGTGTGTDAGDAYAAKAEKVIAFARAQIGKPYVWGATGPSSYDCSGLTQDAWKAAGVDLPRTTWDQVEVGTRVATENLKPGDLVFFYDDISHVGIYIGNGKMIHAPKPGAYVREESIYYMPIYGSVRPA, from the coding sequence ATGCCGACCTTGGCGTCGCATCGCAAACCGCGCAATCGCACACGCACCGCCGCGCCCGCCCTCGGTATATCGACGGCCGCTCTCGCCTCCGTCGGCCTGCTCGCCCAGAGCGCCGGTGCTGCGCCGGCCGCTCCTGTAGCGCCGATCTCCCCGGCCGAGCCCAAGCCGACGGTCGAAGAGGTACAGAAGAAGGTCGACGACCTCTACCGCCAGGCCGGCACCGCGACGCAGAAGTACAACAAGTCGAAGGAAGCCACCGAGCAGCAGCGGAAGTCGGTGGACGGCCTGCTCGACGCCGTGGCCAAGCGCACCGAGAAGCTGAACGAGGCCCGGCGCAAGCTGGGCAACTACGCGGCCGCGCAGTACCGGACGGGTGCAATCACCCCGACCGCCGCGCTGCTCCTCGCGGACAGCCCGCAGGCGTACTTCGATCAGAACCAGATGATGGACCGGATGACGGACCGTCAGCAGGCGGATGTCACCGACTTCGAGAAGAAGCAGGCCGAGGCGTCGAAGGAGCGCGCCGAGGCGTCGAAGAGCCTGGAGAGCCTCACGGAGTCGCAGGCCTCCCTCAAGACCGCCAAGCAGGATGTACAGCGCAAGCTCGGCCAGGCACGCGAGCTGCTGTCACAGCTGACGGCGGAGGAGAAGGCCCGGCTCGCGGAGCTGGAGAAGAAGAGGGAAGCGGAGGCGCGGCGCAAGGCGGAGGCCAAGGCCAAGGCGGAAGCCGAGGCGAAGGCCGAGGCGGAGCGCCGCCGCCAGCAGGAAGAGGCGCAGCAGGACGATCCGGATACGGGAACCGGTACGGGCACAGGCACCGGGAGCGGGACCGGAACAGGCACAGGGACGGGAACCGGAACCGACGCCGGTGACGCGTACGCCGCCAAGGCCGAGAAGGTCATTGCTTTCGCCCGCGCCCAGATTGGCAAGCCCTACGTCTGGGGCGCCACGGGCCCCAGTTCGTACGACTGCTCCGGCCTGACCCAGGACGCCTGGAAGGCCGCCGGGGTCGACCTCCCCCGCACCACCTGGGACCAGGTCGAGGTCGGCACGCGCGTCGCTACCGAGAACCTCAAGCCGGGCGACCTGGTCTTCTTCTACGACGACATCAGCCACGTAGGGATCTATATCGGCAACGGCAAGATGATCCACGCCCCGAAGCCCGGAGCGTACGTCCGCGAGGAGTCGATCTACTACATGCCGATCTACGGCAGCGTACGACCGGCTTGA